The DNA segment GCATCAGCAGTCCAGCAGCATCGGCAGCCATCCAAACCCTGTATCAACAATTTTGTGCCGGAGAAGCTTCATGAATGTCGACTGGCTCAACTTCACTCCCTGGTCATCCCTTGCAGGCGGTGCATTGATTGGCTTGGCGGCCAGTCTATTCGTCGTCGCCAACGGGCGTATCGCAGGCATCAGCGGTCTGATCGGCAGTTTTTTACAGCGTGGGAGCGAGGGGGTGAGTGAGAAAGCACTTTTTCTCCTGGGCCTGCTCATCGCGCCTCTTCTATGGGGCTTGTTCGCCACGCTGCCGCAGATTGAGTTCCAAAGTGGCTGGTTCGAATTGATCGTCGCCGGTGTATTGGTGGGCATCGGCACACGATATGGTTCAGGTTGCACCAGTGGCCATGGGGTGTGCGGCATATCGCGCCTTTCGCCGCGATCGATGGTTGCCACTGCGTGCTTCATGTTCAGTGGTTTCGCCACAGTGTTTGTCTTGCGTCATCTGCTGGGGGGTTGGACATGACCAAACTGAGTGCATTCATTGCGGGTCTGCTGTTCGGCTTGGGTCTGCTTCTGGCAGGCATGGCCAATCCGAGCAAAGTACTCGCTTTCCTCGATTTAACCGGTGCCTGGGATCCTTCCTTGGCGTTGGTCATGGTCGGGGCGATCGGCATAGCCGTTGGCCCGCTAACCTGGGCGCGACAGCAATCAAGTTCTCTGCTGGGAAGGCCAATGCAGCTACCGATCAAACGTGAGTTGGACCCGCGCTTGATTGGCGGGAGCCTGTTGTTCGGCATCGGCTGGGGAATAGCAGGCATCTGTCCTGGCCCCGCCGTGGCAATTCTGCTGACAGGAAGCTGGCAAGTGATTGTGTTCATGTTGGCCATGCTGGCCGGCATGTTGTTGTTTACTGCGCTGGAGACCCGGCGCAGCCATTGATCGGGAGATCGCCATGAAAGCGAACATTGGAACCATTGACCGTAGCCTGCGCGTTGTCGCTGGTCTGCTTCTCATTGGCCTCAGTCTATCCGGTGTGATCGGCGTGTGGGGTTGGATAGGTTTGGTGCCGCTGGCCACTGGCATTTTCCGTTTCTGCCCTGTCTATACGTTGCTAGGCATCAAAACCTGTAACCGTTGCTGAGCGGCAACCGTTGCACACTAGCGGGCGCCTGAAGGTGCCCCTGGTGGTTTAGATCGCAGCACTGATCACGGTTCCTTACCAGAGCCCGTTGGTAGATCAGCACTCCACTTCGTATATCGAAAAGAGAATTCCATCATGAAACCACATGTAGAAGCTTTTTTTGACTCCGCTAAGCATACCTATAGCTATGTTGTCAGTGACCCGACTATAAGGTCCCGGGTCGAGATGAATACCGCAATGAAACAACCATTGCAGAGCAACGAACTCATAACGTCCATGTGCATCATGGGCACCAGCGAAGCAGATTTCGTTGCTATGCGCCAAGCGCGGAATGCCACCTTCGGTACGCCGACACTTATCCACCCATCCGTGCAAGTGAACATGCGGGCCGGTCAGTTACCTCCATTTTAAGGAAGTGGCACTTGCTACCTGAAAATGACTCTTAACGTGCTCTGAGTTGCTGTCGTTAATTGACTCACTTAAATAATTGGCATGCGTCAATACCGTCGCTACCTGACAAGGGCAGATGCACGTTTTAGATCGTGACTCACCACCCCGTCAAGGCCATGTTTGTTAACCCCAACAGTTCGATCGAGAAAAGTATGAGGAAATTGATATGCGGATGGTAACGATTTTTCTGAGCGGAGCATTGAGCGTTGCAGCCTATGCTGACGACCTCGAAAAGATGACTGCTGAAGGGGCTACTCTTATTCCCCCCTTCCAGCAGCATCTTATGGACACCGTGAAATCAGCGATGCAAACAGGCGGAGCGGTTAACGCCGTTGAGGCTTGCCAGTTGCTCGCACCACAAATTGCTGATCAGCATAGTCAAACACCGTGGGTTGTGGGTCGGACAGCATTAAAGGTTCGAAATCCGGATAACGCGCCAGATGTTTGGGAAAGGCAGATCCTTGAGCAGTTTGTTAAGCGCGCTGCGGCAGGTGAAGCATTATCTGGTTTAGCGTATTCGGAAATCGTAAAGGGTGAATTCCGAATGATGAAGGCTATTCCCACAGGTGAGGCGTGTTTAGGATGCCATGGTAAGGAGCTAAAGCCGGAACTGGCTGCGGTAATAGATCAACGATACCCACAGGATAAAGCCCGCGGCTTTGCTCTAGGAGAGTTGCGCGGTGCATTTACTCTACGCCGAATCATAGAGACAACAAATGATTAACTTAGGAACGCAAAAAAATACCCATTCTGGGTGAGCGGTATTTCTGTTAAGCCTACAACATTCGATCCTTGAGCCGAACACTAGAGCATTTCAATTTTTATTAGACCACTACATATGGAGCCTAAGTAAGAAAAAAACATCTACACGTCTACGTGTCTTACTTATAAATTTAACAATCGCTGCTAGCTGACCGGAATCGAATCTACAATCGTTCAAACAAGGATAACTTAATATCTGACCTGAACGATCCATGAGTGTTTTTTGCCGCTGAGGGAGCCTTGCCGGCTTGGAACCGAACCAGTCTTTCGCTTATGACATTTGGCTTCGTGATTGAGCGATTCGGATTACTTTTTCAGTTGCTAAAACCAAGCGTATTGGGCAGCCCAGAAAGACAATCTTCCTTGTGCAGGTGCAGCGTGGCGCAGGTCTTGTCTTTCAACTGGCCGGAAGCCAGGAAGTGGTCCAGGTGCGCATCGGTGTGGATGATGCTCACCACCTTAAGGCCCAGGCCCAGCGCGTCGAGCCGCGCCGCGCCAGGATCAGCTCATGGTTGCCATACGGATCGACCACGATGGCCTTCTTGGTGACCCGCCGATGATTGTGCAGTTGCACTGCAAAGGGCCGACGGGGAAGGTTTCGCGGATCAGTCGGGGGTTGTGGCGTGCATAAGGACTCCCTTCTAGCTGTTGGCCCGTGCGGCGTGCAGTTTTTTGTAGCTGTCGATCAGCCGCAGGTGTCGATCCAGGCCTTCGAGCTTCATGCTGGTCGGGGTCAAACCATGGAACCGCACGCTGCCCTCCACCGAACCAATGGCGGCGTCCATGCGCTCGTTGCCAAACATCCGGCGGAAGTTGGCCTCGTAGTCTTCCAGCTCCAAATCCTCGTCCAACTGCATCTCCAGCACCGCATTCACTGCCTGGTAGAACAGGCCGCGTTCGACGGTGTTGTCGTTGTATTGCAGGAACATCTCCACCGCTTCCTTCGCCTCTTCATACTGCTGCAAGGCGAGATAGATCAGCAGCTTCAACTCAAGGATCGTCAACTGGCCCCAAGCCGTGTTGTCGTCAAATTCGATGCCGATCAGGGTGGTGATATCGGTGTAATCATCCAGTTCACTTTCCACCAGGCGCTCGACCAGCGCTTGCAGGCCGTCTTCATCCAGGCTGTGCAAGTTGAGGATATCGGCGCGGAAGAACAACGCCTTGTTGGTGTTATCCCAGATCAGGTCGTCAACCGGATAGATTTCCGAATAGTCCGGCACTAGGATGCGGCAGGCCTTGGCGCCGATATGCTCGTACACCGCCATGTAGACCTGCTTGCCCATGCCTTCGAGAATACCGAACAAAGTCGCGGCCTCTTCGGCGTTGGAGTCTTCGCCCTGGCCGGAAAAATCCCACTCCACGAACGCGTAATCGGACTTGGCACTGAAGAAGCGCCACGACACCACGCCGCTGGAGTCGATGAAGTGCTCGACAAAGTTGTTCGGCTCGGTCACCGCATGCCCTTCAAAGGTCGGCTGCGGCAAGTCGTTCAGGCCTTCGAAGCTGCGGCCCTGAAGCAACTCGGTAAGGCTTCGCTCCAGCGCCACTTCCAGGCTTGGGTGGGCGCCAAACGAGGCAAATACGCCGCCGGTGCGCGGGTTCATCAGGGTCACGCACATCACCGGGAACTCGCCGCCCAGGGACGCATCCTTGACCAGCACCGGGAAACCCTGCTCTTCCAGGGCCTGGATACCGGCGAGGATGCTTGGGTATTTGGCCAGCACTTCAGCCGGGACATCCGGCAAGGCGAATTCACCTTCAATGATTTCGCGCTTCACCGCACGCTCGAAAATCTCCGACAGGCACTGCACCTGGGCCTCAGCCAAGGTGTTACCGGCACTCATGCCGTTGCTCAGGTAGAGGTTTTCGATGAGGTTGGAGGGGAAATACACCACCTCGCCGTCAGACTGACGCACAAACGGCAGTGAGACGATGCCACGTTCTTCATTGCCGGAGTTGGTATCGATCAGGTGTGAGCCGCGCAACTCGCCATCGCGGTTGTAGATTTTCAGGCAGTACTCGTCGAGGATTTCCGTCGGCAGCGCGTCTTTACGGCCGGGCTTGAACCAGCGCTCCTCCGGGTAATGCACAAACGCCGCGTTGGCGATGTCTTCGCCCCAGAACTGGTCGTTGTAGAAGAAATTGCA comes from the Pseudomonas shahriarae genome and includes:
- a CDS encoding OsmC domain/YcaO domain-containing protein — translated: MEIKVNFLDNLRLEAKFDDFTVVADQPIRYKGDGSAPGPFDYFLASSALCAAYFVKLYCSTRNIPTDNIRLSQNNIVDPENRYNQIFKIQVELPADISDKDRQGILRSIDRCTVKKVVQAGPEFVIEEVENLDADAQALLMPAAASDAGTFIAGKDLPLEQTIANMSAILAGLGMKIEIASWRNIVPNVWSLHIRDAHSPMCFTNGKGATKEGALASALGEFIERLNCNFFYNDQFWGEDIANAAFVHYPEERWFKPGRKDALPTEILDEYCLKIYNRDGELRGSHLIDTNSGNEERGIVSLPFVRQSDGEVVYFPSNLIENLYLSNGMSAGNTLAEAQVQCLSEIFERAVKREIIEGEFALPDVPAEVLAKYPSILAGIQALEEQGFPVLVKDASLGGEFPVMCVTLMNPRTGGVFASFGAHPSLEVALERSLTELLQGRSFEGLNDLPQPTFEGHAVTEPNNFVEHFIDSSGVVSWRFFSAKSDYAFVEWDFSGQGEDSNAEEAATLFGILEGMGKQVYMAVYEHIGAKACRILVPDYSEIYPVDDLIWDNTNKALFFRADILNLHSLDEDGLQALVERLVESELDDYTDITTLIGIEFDDNTAWGQLTILELKLLIYLALQQYEEAKEAVEMFLQYNDNTVERGLFYQAVNAVLEMQLDEDLELEDYEANFRRMFGNERMDAAIGSVEGSVRFHGLTPTSMKLEGLDRHLRLIDSYKKLHAARANS
- a CDS encoding YgaP family membrane protein; the protein is MKANIGTIDRSLRVVAGLLLIGLSLSGVIGVWGWIGLVPLATGIFRFCPVYTLLGIKTCNRC
- a CDS encoding Tll0287-like domain-containing protein; its protein translation is MRMVTIFLSGALSVAAYADDLEKMTAEGATLIPPFQQHLMDTVKSAMQTGGAVNAVEACQLLAPQIADQHSQTPWVVGRTALKVRNPDNAPDVWERQILEQFVKRAAAGEALSGLAYSEIVKGEFRMMKAIPTGEACLGCHGKELKPELAAVIDQRYPQDKARGFALGELRGAFTLRRIIETTND
- a CDS encoding DUF6691 family protein, with the protein product MTKLSAFIAGLLFGLGLLLAGMANPSKVLAFLDLTGAWDPSLALVMVGAIGIAVGPLTWARQQSSSLLGRPMQLPIKRELDPRLIGGSLLFGIGWGIAGICPGPAVAILLTGSWQVIVFMLAMLAGMLLFTALETRRSH
- a CDS encoding YeeE/YedE family protein, giving the protein MNVDWLNFTPWSSLAGGALIGLAASLFVVANGRIAGISGLIGSFLQRGSEGVSEKALFLLGLLIAPLLWGLFATLPQIEFQSGWFELIVAGVLVGIGTRYGSGCTSGHGVCGISRLSPRSMVATACFMFSGFATVFVLRHLLGGWT